One Pullulanibacillus sp. KACC 23026 DNA segment encodes these proteins:
- a CDS encoding SDR family oxidoreductase, with protein MGKFEGKKALITGSSRGIGKITALKFAEEGADVLIHYRRDEEAAGQTVEEIRKLGRQALLFKADLDSPEEIDAMFDYVQNEWGVLDIFIANAAATAFKDLMDIKAHHLNKTYQVVVNSTVQMVQRSVPLMEGREGRILTVSSMGSEFTLPRYANIGSAKAAMESLTRYFATELGPKGITANCLSPGVVETDSLTFYAGDRFEAFRDGVVSKTPLGRLTQPEDVSNLALFLSSSEASFITGQVIRIDGGLTINNHYPPEVAF; from the coding sequence CTCATTACAGGAAGCTCACGTGGAATTGGAAAGATTACCGCTTTAAAATTTGCGGAAGAAGGGGCAGATGTTCTCATTCACTATCGCCGTGATGAAGAGGCAGCAGGTCAAACAGTGGAAGAGATTCGAAAGTTAGGAAGACAAGCTCTGCTTTTTAAGGCAGATCTGGACTCGCCCGAAGAAATTGACGCGATGTTTGATTATGTTCAAAATGAATGGGGCGTTCTCGATATTTTTATTGCTAACGCTGCAGCTACTGCCTTTAAAGATTTGATGGATATAAAGGCACACCATCTTAACAAAACTTATCAGGTTGTAGTCAATAGTACAGTACAAATGGTTCAGAGATCTGTTCCATTGATGGAAGGGCGCGAAGGACGTATACTGACCGTATCCAGCATGGGAAGTGAGTTTACACTTCCGCGTTACGCGAATATTGGATCTGCTAAAGCAGCCATGGAGTCATTAACCCGTTACTTTGCAACTGAATTAGGACCAAAAGGGATTACAGCCAATTGTCTGTCTCCAGGAGTGGTGGAAACAGATTCCTTAACTTTCTACGCGGGTGATCGTTTTGAAGCATTTCGTGATGGAGTCGTTTCAAAAACACCGCTCGGCAGGCTGACGCAACCTGAAGATGTGTCGAATTTAGCTTTGTTCCTATCGAGCAGTGAAGCCAGTTTCATCACAGGCCAAGTCATTAGAATCGATGGCGGTTTGACGATCAATAATCATTACCCGCCAGAGGTTGCTTTTTAA